The Camelina sativa cultivar DH55 unplaced genomic scaffold, Cs unpScaffold00607, whole genome shotgun sequence genome includes the window CTGTTAGCCAATGTTGTTTGTAAAGCTGCCAGTTAGCTCTAGGCCTGTATGAATTTCAAGTTGAATAGCAGCCTTGGTCCAGTCATGCATGACAGTCATACAAACATTCTAGTATGTATTCTCTTACGCTAGTAGTAAAGGAGACTTAGAAGATCCGCTCTCTAAATCAACCGTAGTTATACTATACCGTGAGTTATTTTAGGAGGTAACGCACTGGTAAGTGCCTTGGATGTATGGAATATAGGTGATGCATGTATTTCTTTCGAAAGTGGCTGTTTGGCTTCATTGGAGGCTTACATTAAATGATGTGTAATTCTAGTTTATATCTGATCTCAACTTGTTGAAAACTTATTTAATATCTGTCTACATTGGACAATACTATTTTACTTTGTACATATAGCTCAATGCATGTAAAGTAGTACTTTAGCTGAAGAATATATAGTTCAACCACTATTTCATTGGTAATGCAGCGTCAAGTTAGATATCCACTCCGTCATGTTTTTTTTAGGTGTCATCATCCAACCAAAATCAGCTCATTTCCGATTTCAAACCAAATGCTactcattttcatattattggtTCACGGAGGGTCCTGGTTAAATGGTTGTATATGGTATAACTATGTGGATTTTCACTCTAATAAACAAGTGCGCATTTTCTTGCATTAATCTTAGTTGCAACACAGGCAGTTGATAAATACTGGGTTAAAGTCTGTCATGATCTTTGGGTTTGCGTAGGGAATGGTTGTGCACACTAGTTGACTTGAATAATTTATTTGCTAAGGAAAATTGGCTGGTAGGTTTGTTGGATCACTTGAATGCATACCAGAGTTCAATTTGCAGAGCTTCTTGTGCGACTGTTTAGCTCAGTATATAGCTAGTCTCTCCCATTAGTTTTCTACCTGCTGTAATGTGCTGTCATTCTGCTGGGATAGTTGGGCATGGTTTTGGGGTTTACTGATAAGTGTTGTTGTCTTCTTGCCTTGGCTTTAAGCAAGGTGATACTTATTATTCATTCTCGATGTACCTTTTTATCTTGTATTGAATCACTATTATAACAAGACAGCAGAATGTTTATCTACTTAAGGATGGTAACAGTCGAAGTTTTTGTCTCTGTTCTCTACTTTCAGAACTCAAGttaactgatatatatatatgtctgtttgCAGGTTGTAGTGAGACTAACTAGGGACTTGGTTGAGACATACAAAATATGTGACCCACAGTTCAAATATAGAGGAGAGTTGAATCCTAAGCGGTACTTGACAACTCCATCAGTTGGTGTGCACAATGATGGCTTTGATAATGTCAACTCTGATCTAATTCTGGCTGTAAATGATGATTTTTGCAGTTCAGATTCACGGCAGAGGTTTgctattgttttatttatttacattcttttgttttctccgaTTTTGTTTCTCGTTTTGTCGTGCTGTTAGAGGCATAAAGTTTAAACCTCTTACTATCTATATTAGCCGTCTTTTTGATGAAGTTTCACTCGTTCTCTTAGATACATTGTCAAAGATCTTCTTGGCCATGGGACTTTTGGTCAGGTTGCTAAATGCTGGGTTCCTGAGACAAACAGCTTTGTTGCTGTGAAAGTAATAAAAAACCAGCCTGCATACTATCAGCAGGCGCTGGTTGAAGTATCTATTTTGACAACGGTATGtaattattctatattttaatgatcCTTCGTATTCATATTCTTCGTAGTGAAAATTGTTAGTGGTGTCTGTCTCTTACTTTTCGCTTGGGTGTGTAGCTAAACAAGAAGTATGATCCAGAGGATAAGAACCATATTGTTCGCATATACGACTACTTCTTACATCAACGTCATCTGTGCATATGCTTTGAACTTCTCGACATGAACCTGTAAGTTGTTTAACTGAAGTATCTTCTCCTTCTATCTTACTTATGCTTTTCCTCTAATTTCCTTCATGCGAATTGTATACAGTATTTGTTGATGATAATTCCATTGTCCTTGGTAATTTATGGTTCTCAGGTATGAGCTCATAAAGATAAATCAGTTTAGAGGTCTGTCATTAAGTATAGTCAAGCTCTTCTCTAAGCAGGTATTTATATTTTCCAGATCTATGTTTTCActgatttgtttcctttttaattgttttcatcTACAGTATCAACTGTTTTCTTATGTGTACTGTAGATCTTACTTGGTTTGGCTCTTTTGAAAGATGCTGGCATAATCCATTGTGATCTGAAGCCAGAAAATATTCTTCTGTGTGCCAGGTCTACTTTCTAGAACCATTCCTCTAACCCAAAACTGTAACTGATAACTTTAATcaagtggattttttttttctttttctttaattgcaTCAGTGTGAAGCCAACTGAAATTAAGATAATCGACTTTGGATCAGCGTGCATGGAAGATAAAACTGTTTATTCATATATTCAGGTTTTCTTCTTGCTTTCCATATACCATCTATTAGGTTATAtcataccaaacaaaataattaagctTGCTGGTCAATCTTCTTACAGAGTCGTTACTACAGATCGCCAGAAGTCTTACTTGGATACCAGTATCCTTTTAAATTCCAAGATAAGAATCGTTTctgaacaaaatttaaaatgttttctcATAGTCACCGGCACTGAAATATCTCATGTCTGTGAGATAGGCTTGTTtgcactatcatcatcatcatcaaaattttctttgatCTGTGAATCTTATTGATTTATTTCATGAACTTTGTTGCTATAGTTCCAGTAAATTGTTACTTTTCTTTCGCTTATTAATTTAACTGCAAACTAATGTTAATTGGTTTTCTTCCTATGGTACATGATATCTAAAACTTTCTTTAGATTGTATGTTAAAGCTTAACCACCATATAGATACACTACAGCTATTGACATGTGGTCTTTTGGCTGCATCGTTGCCGAGCTGTTTCTTGGATTGCCACTGTTTCCAGGAGGTTCAGAATTTGATATCTTGAGGCGTATGATCAAAATACTTGGGTATGATCCTTTATTATTGAATTGGTAAATGAGAATGCAGTctataattttagggttttattataaaattagtaaATGAGCAAGCAGTATTATTTTAGGTCTGCTCCCTTGATAGTCAATACTCGtactattacattttttttgtttcatatactTTCGCTAATTTATGTGTTTATTCGTGGTGCTTTATGGTCAGCCTTTTAGTTCCCTTTGTGTTCAGCAACCCTATTTAGCTTCTCAACGTTTTTGCAACTATGAAGTCCTCGCTTCTTTTTAAGCAACAAGTGTCGAGATTTCTAGCAACAAGGAgcttttttcatttgttttttttgttgtttattgcCTCTTTCTGTTTCTTATGATTGTATAAATTTTCTGTCATATAATTTCCCAGCAAACAACCACCTGATTATGTGCTCAAGGAagcaaaaaatacaaataagttCTTTAAATGTGTTGGGAGTGTCCACAATTTAGGGAATGGTGGAACATATGGTGGCCTCAAAAGTGCTTATATGGCACTGAATGAAGAAGAGTTTGAAGCTGTAAGTAATTCTTGTTTTTCCTCTGAGCTAAACTGTAGTATGAAGAGAGAGGTGGGAATGAGAGAAGAGAGCAGTTAAAATATGAGTATTTAAAACAAGGAAGACAGTTACATCAGTGAACAAAGAAGATTTAAAATGTTTCGTTAGGGGATTAATTTTATTCTTACATTGCATTAAGATTTGTCCGttgatatttttcttgataCTGTTCTTTACTCTTAACTTtccagagagaaaagaaaaagccaGAAATTGGGAAAGAGTACTTCCACCATAAGAACCTTGAAGAAATTGTTAAAAGCTATCCTTACAAGATAAACTTGCCTGAGGACGATGTAGTCAAAGGTAAATTCAGATTGCTCTGATGTTCTTAAATTTGCTGGAATAATACTGGACTATCTTCCAtggtgacttttttttttttttgcttttcttccaTGAACTATCACAGAAACTCAAATCCGGTTAGCTCTTATTGATTTTCTGAGAGGACTTGTTGAATTTGATCCAGCCAAACGTTGGTCACCTTTTCAGGTATTGAACTTCCTAGCTAAAGCCATCTGTAGATTTAAATTCTTAAGGCTTCCTGTTTTCTTGCTAGCCATAATGGTTAACATcgacttttcaatttttttcaggCAGCAAAGCACCCTTTCATCACTGGGGAACCTTTTACGTGCCCATACAACCCTCCGCCAGAGACACCTCGTGTGGTGAGTCAAATGGAATTCCTTCCCAGGTCTCAaacttcttttgtttccttgttgTCATACTAATGGTGTTCAAAGCAGTGGGTGTTTTATCCTTGATTCATGTTTATTTCCTAGTGAtaatttgatttcataatttttcAAACCAAATAATCATGAGATGGATGGAAGATACTTTTCGTTTTAGCGCTTTCTTTCGATGTTTCaacttttttctgttttcgATAGAAATGCTTCAGTTGATAATCTTGCAAGATGATTAGgtgaaagaaaaatgtaatacTTTCTTGCAGAGTGACATGTGTGAACATTCCTCTATTCACTGAACCAGTTTTTGTTCTCTTTCCCTTTTGTTTGTAGCATGTTGCTCAAAATATCAAAGTGGACCATCATCCAGGTGGAGGGCATTGGTTTGCCGCTGGTCTCTCTCCTCATGTATGGTTCTTTGTCTCTTCAATTGTAACACCTTGAAGCTGTTTGTGCACCTCTTGTTGaaacttatttactttcttgACAGGTATCAGGGAGAACCAGAATCCCAATGCACAATAGTCCCCATTTTCAGATGATTCCTTATTCACATGCAAATAGTTATGGGAGTATTGGAAGCTATGGTAGCTATAATGATGGTACTATACAGGAAAATAGCTATGGGAGCTATGGAGGGACAGGAAATATGTTTGCATATTATTCTCCTGTGAATCATTCTGGCTTATACATGCAAAACAAAGGTGGTGTTCCAATGCTTGGAACTAGTCCTGATGCCAGACGCAGGGTTATGCAGTACCCACATGGAAATGGTCTTGGTACAAGTCCATCAGCTGGAAATTTTGCACCATTACCCCTCGGCACTAGTCCCTCACAATTTACTCCAAATACAAACAATCAATTTTTAGCTGGGTCTCCTGGACACCATGGCCCGACATCTCCAGTAAGAAACAGTTGTCATGGGTCTCCTCTAGGAAAGATGGCTGCGTTTAGTCAGATTAACAGAAGAATGAGCGTTGGATATTCTGGAGGTTCTCAGTCGCAGGATTCTTCCTTGGCCCAAGCGCAAGGACATGGGATggataatttttatcaaaatgagGGGTATTCTGGACAATTTTCTGGTTCACCTTCACGGCGACAATTGGATTCTGGTGTCAAAAACCGTACACAGACACAAGGAACGACATTAAATACGGGGTACTCTACTCATAACGTTTCCAGCTCATCACTTCGGTCCAATATGTGTAACCCTTCCAATACTGGACCCCATCTTGAAAGTCCGGATATTGCCTTATCGGTACCTGATCCGGGAGATTGGGACCCAAATTACAGGCAAGTAAACAAATTATTCTCAAATTTTACAGGTTATATAGAATGTCAAGGTTCTCTGTCTGCAAGTGTATGTTGTGTGCTTGAACAGATCTTCCAGGCTTGTCTAGAATGAGTGCTATTGTGTTTCTGTATTGTCTTCAATTCCAAATATATTAAACCAGGAATGTCACATTCCGTGATAGATGATCACGTTCTTGTTAGGTGGTATATGGATTTCAATCTTGATAGACAAATTTGTGGGCATGAACTGTTCAAAGTCGGTCAGTGGTGTGAGATTGATTTAGAACGAATCACATTAGTAGACAGAGAACGTGATTGTGTACTACACTTGCAGACAGAGAACCTAACAAGAACAGTGATGTGATTATTTGTTACCCGATgttattctctgttttgtttaacCATCTAGCTGAACTGATAGTTAATCACTTTTCATCCTGGCTATTTTCAGAAGCATAAGATACTTTTTGTATGTCAAAATTCTGTTTTCATTTACATGTTTGCCTCAGTCCTTCAATTGGAAATTTTACTGTGCACAATATTGTTACATGTACAGTGATGAATTGCTTCTAGAAGAAGATAGTGCGGATGAGAGTTCTCTTCCTAATGCATTCAACAGAGGTATGCAACTTGGTTCAACAGATGCCTCCAGTTTTTCCAGAAGGTTCAACAGTAATGCCTCTACCTCATCCTCAAATCCGACAACCCAAAGGTAACCTTGGAGACATCTTGGGGAAACTATGCTGGATCCTTCTTTCTTTTGCGGTTTACATGCTGCGAGATATACCAGACAATTAACTTTGGTGATATCTGGATCTTACATCTTCTATGCATATTAACTTATCACGACAAACTATGTAGTCGCTTGAGTATTCGAACTATGTTCAATCTGAACCAGGGATTTATACTAGAAAGTCCCATATTGGTGTCTCCCGTATTTGTGATATTAGCTGTGTTAATATAGTCATCTTGATAGGACTTATATTCCTATTAGAAAAGGTAGGCAGGTAGTCTCTTAACagtattaatatatgtatattctctGACTTAGTTAATAGGCAGCTTAACGTGTGTTGTTCCAGACATGATGTATTGTTTATCACTTGAACATCCTCTTATAGGGAACTTTGAACTTCTATTTTTCTCTTGATGTAACTTTGAATCTATATCAGGAGATATGCTCCCAATCAAGCCTTTTCACAAGTAGAGATTGGCAGTCCTCCAAGTAATGATCCTCATGCCAGATTTGGTCAACATATGCCAGGATCACAATTTACTCATGTCTCCCAGAACTCTCCAAGTCGCTTAGGGCAACAACCTCCACAACGGTTCAACCATGGGAGACCAAACGCTGGAAGAGCTGTGGATCGGAATCACATCAACGCTCAGCTTCCTCCTTCCAACACCAATTCAGGGGGTCAACAACGCTCACCCAGAAGTAGCTCATATACCAATGGGGTACCTTGGGGTACTTTCTTTCACTCATCTTAAGTTTTCtcttcaacatttttttgtttgtttacggCCTCTGGTTGGGTGTCTTAAACTGGAACTTAAGTTCTGTTTCATCTTCTAGGACGTAGGACTAACAATCATGTCCCGAATGTTCCATCGACGTCCCATGGAAGGATGGACTACGGAAGTATTGCTTAACTCCGCAGTCTTATCTctcatttattttgttctttccctTGGTGTGCAATCTTATTGTTGGAAGTGTGGGAACAAAGTTGTactgagacaagaaacaaacctAGTTCATGGCTTGTGGGCTTCTGATCAGAACGTGCTTATTCATTGTGCTTTTTGcacaaataaaccaaaaaaaaaaaaaaaaaagtatgttatCATTGATATTGTTATCTCTCGGAATCTCTTATCGATATTTTCTGATGAATGTCTCTTTTGAGAAAGTTGTTGAAGTTAATAACTCAGTAACCTTGAAAATTGAGATCCTTAATCGCcctaaattttcttctttttctttcaatacaCATTAATATTCGTAGAAAATAATCTTTAAGATCTCTTATGAAGGTGCAACTGGTAATCACACTTTGTGAAGAAAATAGTGTAGaatcaataaaccaataacgcaatatt containing:
- the LOC104773658 gene encoding uncharacterized protein LOC104773658, whose translation is MDDIGSGDGGSIGVVSTPWKPIQLVFKRYLPQRGSESKVRAVVKKPVVVRLTRDLVETYKICDPQFKYRGELNPKRYLTTPSVGVHNDGFDNVNSDLILAVNDDFCSSDSRQRYIVKDLLGHGTFGQVAKCWVPETNSFVAVKVIKNQPAYYQQALVEVSILTTLNKKYDPEDKNHIVRIYDYFLHQRHLCICFELLDMNLYELIKINQFRGLSLSIVKLFSKQILLGLALLKDAGIIHCDLKPENILLCASVKPTEIKIIDFGSACMEDKTVYSYIQSRYYRSPEVLLGYQYTTAIDMWSFGCIVAELFLGLPLFPGGSEFDILRRMIKILGKQPPDYVLKEAKNTNKFFKCVGSVHNLGNGGTYGGLKSAYMALNEEEFEAREKKKPEIGKEYFHHKNLEEIVKSYPYKINLPEDDVVKETQIRLALIDFLRGLVEFDPAKRWSPFQAAKHPFITGEPFTCPYNPPPETPRVHVAQNIKVDHHPGGGHWFAAGLSPHVSGRTRIPMHNSPHFQMIPYSHANSYGSIGSYGSYNDGTIQENSYGSYGGTGNMFAYYSPVNHSGLYMQNKGGVPMLGTSPDARRRVMQYPHGNGLGTSPSAGNFAPLPLGTSPSQFTPNTNNQFLAGSPGHHGPTSPVRNSCHGSPLGKMAAFSQINRRMSVGYSGGSQSQDSSLAQAQGHGMDNFYQNEGYSGQFSGSPSRRQLDSGVKNRTQTQGTTLNTGYSTHNVSSSSLRSNMCNPSNTGPHLESPDIALSVPDPGDWDPNYSDELLLEEDSADESSLPNAFNRGMQLGSTDASSFSRRFNSNASTSSSNPTTQRRYAPNQAFSQVEIGSPPSNDPHARFGQHMPGSQFTHVSQNSPSRLGQQPPQRFNHGRPNAGRAVDRNHINAQLPPSNTNSGGQQRSPRSSSYTNGVPWGRRTNNHVPNVPSTSHGRMDYGSIA